A region from the Triticum aestivum cultivar Chinese Spring chromosome 3D, IWGSC CS RefSeq v2.1, whole genome shotgun sequence genome encodes:
- the LOC123080845 gene encoding probable glutathione S-transferase, whose product MSETVKVMSTFGSIYGHRPEVALRLKGIPYELLLEDLPNNKSELLLTHNPVHKLVPVLLHGDKSICESLIIVEYIDEAFEGPRLLPADPYERATARFWAQFIDQKFARPFWMSICMADGDKEEEENFLKEAKKNLLLLEGQLKGNRFFGGDSIGLVDIAASGLARWLGAFEEISGVNLLTDEQFPALCRWAKEYAGDERAKECLPNMDELVAKITAVKKFLAMAEVQK is encoded by the exons ATGAGTGAGACGGTGAAGGTGATGAGCACTTTTGGCAGCATATACGGCCATCGTCCGGAGGTGGCCCTGAGGCTCAAGGGAATACCTTACGAGCTGCTCCTGGAAGACCTGCCCAACAACAAGAGCGAGTTGCTGCTCACGCACAACCCTGTCCACAAACTGGTCCCCGTGCTCCTACACGGCGATAAGTCCATCTGCGAGTCGCTCATCATCGTCGAGTACATCGACGAGGCCTTCGAGGGGCCGCGGCTGCTGCCGGCTGACCCCTACGAGAGGGCCACGGCCCGCTTCTGGGCGCAGTTCATCGACCAAAAG TTTGCTAGGCCGTTCTGGATGTCGATATGTATGGCTGATGGTgacaaggaagaggaggagaaCTTCTTGAAGGAAGCCAAGAAGAATCTGCTGCTTCTCGAGGGGCAGCTCAAGGGGAACAGGTTCTTTGGAGGCGACTCCATTGGCCTTGTGGACATAGCTGCAAGTGGGTTAGCTCGCTGGCTTGGAGCCTTCGAAGAGATCTCCGGGGTTAATCTACTCACAGATGAACAGTTCCCTGCTCTGTGCCGCTGGGCGAAAGAATATGCCGGCGATGAGCGTGCTAAGGAGTGCCTGCCGAACATGGATGAACTGGTCGCCAAGATCACTGCAGTGAAGAAGTTTCTAGCAATGGCAGAGGTTCAGAAGTGA
- the LOC123080844 gene encoding glucan endo-1,3-beta-glucosidase GV codes for MGAVHGVCYGMVGDNLPSRSDVVQLYKSRNIHAMRIYNPDQEALAALRGSGIFLILDVGGLDEVQRLARDPSYAAGWVRSNVQAYYPDVLIRYIAVGNEVPAGDTGVILPAMQNVHNALASANLSSSIKVSTAVRFDVITNSFPPSSGVFRDPSGFVPIARFLDRTGAPFLANVYPYFAYKDDRGQNIRLNYATLQPGTTVRDNGNGLNYTSLFDAMVDSIYAALEKAGTPNVRVVVSESGWPSAGGFGASVDNARSYNQGLIDHIRNGTPKRSGAIETYIFAMFNENKKPGDEVERNFGLFFPNKQPVYPTTFPN; via the exons ATGGGAG CCGTGCACGGTGTGTGCTACGGAATGGTGGGCGACAACCTGCCCTCGCGGAGCGACGTCGTGCAACTCTACAAGTCCCGCAACATCCACGCCATGCGCATCTACAACCCGGACCAGGAGGCCCTTGCAGCCCTCCGCGGAAGTGGCATCTTCCTCATCCTGGATGTCGGTGGGCTCGACGAGGTCCAGCGCCTCGCCCGTGACCCGTCATATGCAGCTGGCTGGGTCCGGAGCAACGTCCAGGCCTACTACCCGGACGTCCTCATCCGGTACATCGCCGTTGGCAATGAGGTCCCCGCCGGTGACACGGGCGTCATCCTCCCGGCCATGCAGAATGTGCACAACGCCCTGGCGTCCGCCAACCTCTCCAGCAGCATCAAGGTGTCAACGGCGGTGAGGTTCGACGTGATCACCAACTCCTTCCCGCCTTCCAGCGGCGTGTTCAGGGACCCTTCTGGCTTCGTGCCCATCGCGCGGTTCCTGGACCGCACCGGCGCCCCGTTCCTGGCCAACGTGTACCCCTACTTCGCTTACAAGGACGACCGTGGCCAGAACATCAGGCTCAACTATGCGACGTTGCAGCCGGGCACCACGGTGAGGGACAACGGCAACGGGCTGAACTACACCAGCCTCTTCGACGCGATGGTCGACTCCATCTACGCCGCGCTGGAGAAGGCCGGCACGCCGAACGTCAGAGTGGTGGTGTCGGAGAGCGGGTGGCCGTCGGCGGGTGGGTTCGGGGCATCGGTGGACAACGCGCGGAGCTACAACCAGGGCCTCATTGACCACATCCGCAACGGCACGCCGAAACGGTCAGGGGCAATCGAGACGTACATATTCGCCATGTTCAACGAGAACAAGAAGCCAGGGGATGAGGTCGAGAGGAACTTCGGGCTCTTCTTCCCCAACAAGCAACCTGTCTACCCGACCACCTTCCCCAATTAA